The following are from one region of the Salvia hispanica cultivar TCC Black 2014 chromosome 1, UniMelb_Shisp_WGS_1.0, whole genome shotgun sequence genome:
- the LOC125201900 gene encoding protein HEADING DATE 3A-like, whose translation MPRDRDPLVVGRVIGDVLDPFTRSIGLRVIYGNREVANGCEFRPSQVVNQPRVEVGGEDLRTFFTLVMVDPDAPSPSDPNLREYLHWLVTDIPGTTGATFGQEIVRYESPRPSMGIHRFLFVLFRQLGRQTVYAPGWRQNFNSRDFAELYNLGSPVAAVYYNCQRESGTGGRRRGS comes from the exons atgccaaGAGATAGAGACCCTTTGGTTGTAGGTAGAGTGATAGGTGATGTGTTGGATCCTTTCACAAGATCCATTGGTTTGAGAGTGATTTATGGCAACAGAGAAGTTGCAAATGGCTGTGAATTTAGGCCCTCTCAAGTTGTCAATCAGCCTAGGGTTGAAGTTGGAGGAGAGGATCTTAGAACTTTCTTCACCCTG gTGATGGTGGACCCTGATGCTCCAAGCCCTAGTGATCCCAATCTTAGAGAGTACCTTCACTG gTTGGTGACTGATATTCCTGGAACTACTGGGGCAACCTTCG GACAAGAGATAGTGCGTTATGAGAGTCCTCGACCGTCAATGGGAATCCATCGTTTCTTGTTTGTGTTGTTTCGACAACTGGGTCGGCAGACGGTTTACGCTCCTGGATGGCGCCAAAATTTCAATAGTAGAGACTTTGCGGAGCTCTACAACCTCGGCTCACCAGTAGCTGCTGTTTATTATAATTGTCAAAGAGAGAGCGGTACAGGTGGGAGAAGGCGGGGATCCTAa
- the LOC125202127 gene encoding chromatin assembly factor 1 subunit FAS1-like, with amino-acid sequence MVEVKAINGGLDGRNRPRKRKRLEPCAFSPSPEENQKRIAGFRSEIDSLVKYCRSLVWENRGVLLENLGKPRNSSAYVNGVIACVMEESDLPLSKLVDEIFEKLRDGEGNGGGLSKAGVMSAVLMIGQRSFYGVLGADADVLEDEAECALWYWETRDLKLLPRAVRTSLKVHRTCRRKIQERISAVFAMIDALEMYENSPNCQHELMKASEKLGIVPNEAGIRLLMENTSHENGAEIADKETKRGEQLLIKQKEKHERDKERLMRKIEHDRQKEMLQREREQRRFNEEAQKEERRCEKEEIEKQKQLKRKQEAAEREQRRREKEEAESRKRRLLQKQASLMEHFLKLKKTSSPSQNDSSLTKATTSGSSSDTVERNLKSVTLPMDAVLAQKDEIVVGDVLKSHLKAWRFNRCSIRSNGKRHWGIRQKPKTELVKELKLATSKERTCDADMNIEKLVLGLDDANDCLSPCSKKRIPVKLLQFDKSNRPAFYGVWPSKSQIVGPRHPFVKDSDIDYDIDSDEDWAEDEPGESLSDCDKDDEDECMDIKDDEDNGIEDGFFVPDGYLSEDEGVKSDDSHDLNSEVQNRPISEHQSQNDELCILLPQQKYLNNLTERTLKKNQPLVILNLTHKKTNLIHEKTIISSAEELTGLSKLERMALQALTILPFPGFRNTDISVPSDVVDEDPGSSPNKSRTTELSTAADILDSDMPQIISVIQSHPHGIKQIMKSLHDRFPAIPKFKLRNKVFEISEFSNNRRQVKKEILRNHGISISPDKGPTKTRNITTLLKEMESQSGMSTN; translated from the exons ATGGTGGAAGTTAAGGCGATCAATGGCGGCCTAGATGGGAGGAATAGGCCGCGGAAGAGAAAGAGATTGGAGCCCTGTGCTTTTTCACCAAGTCCAGAAGAAAACCAAAAGAGAATTGCTGGATTTCGTAGTGAAATTGATAGTCTTGTGAAATATTGTAGGAGTTTAGTGTGGGAAAACAGAGGGGTTTTGCTGGAAAATTTGGGGAAACCTAGGAATTCCTCTGCTTATGTGAATGGTGTGATTGCATGTGTAATGGAGGAGAGTGATCTTCCTTTGTCGAAGCTCGTTGATGAGatttttgagaaattgagGGATGGAGAAGGGAATGGGGGTGGTTTGAGTAAGGCTGGTGTGATGAGTGCCGTGCTTATGATAGGACAGCGATCGTTCTATGGTGTGCTTGGTGCCGATGCTGATGTTTTGGAGGACGAGGCTGAGTGTGCTCTTTGGTATTGGGAG ACAAGGGACCTGAAATTGTTGCCCAGAGCAGTGCGTACATCTTTGAAAGTTCACCGGACTTGTCGGAGAAAGATCCAAGAGAGGATTAGTGCTGTTTTTG CAATGATAGATGCTCTTGAAATGTATGAAAACTCTCCCAACTGCCAACACGAGTTGATGAAAGCTTCGGAAAAACTTGGTATAGTTCCAAATGAGGCAGGTATCCGGCTGCTAATGGAGAACACATCTCATGAAAATGGCGCTGAAAT AGCTGATAAGGAAACCAAGAGAGGAGAACAAttgttaatcaagcaaaaggAGAAACACGAAAGAGATAAGGAGAGATTGATGAGAAAGATTGAACATGATCGTCAAAAGGAAATGTTGCAAAGA GAAAGAGAGCAGAGACGATTTAATGAGGAGGCACAGAAAGAGGAGAGGCGATGcgagaaagaagaaattgaaaaacagAAACAGCTGAAAAGGAAGCAAGAAGCAGCAGAGAGAGAGCAACGCCGAAGGGAGAAGGAAGAAGCTGAGTCGAGAAAACGACGACTACTCCAGAAACAAGCATCATTGATGGAGCACTTCCTTAAACTGAAAAAAACTAGTTCGCCTTCACAAAACGACAGTTCACTGACCAAAGCAACCACATCCGGATCATCTAGTGACACGGTCGaaagaaatttgaaatcaGTAACTCTACCAATGGATGCCGTATTGGCCCAGAAGGATGAGATTGTGGTCGGAGATGTACTGAA ATCACACTTAAAAGCTTGGCGCTTCAATCGTTGTTCAATACGTTCAAATGGAAAAAGGCACTGGGGCATCCGTCAGAAGCCTAAGACTGAGCTAGTCAAGGAACTCAAGCTTGCCACTAGTAAAGAACGCACTTGTGACGCTGACATGAACATAGAGAAGCTTGTGCTTGGTTTGGATGATGCCAATGATTGTCTAAGTCCTTGTAGTAAAAAGCGAATTCCAGTGAAGCTGTTGCAATTTGACAAGAGCAATAGGCCTGCATTTTATGGTGTTTGGCCCAGTAAGAG TCAAATTGTTGGCCCACGTCACCCTTTTGTAAAGGACTCAGATATAGACTATGATATTGATAGCGACGAGGATTGGGCAGAG GACGAACCTGGTGAAAGCCTTTCAGACTGTGATAAGGACGATGAAGACGAATGCATGGATATAAAGGATGACGAAGACAATGGGATTGAAGATGGATTCTTTGTTCCTGATGGTTACCTCTCTGAGGATGAg GGAGTGAAGTCTGATGACAGTCACGACCTCAATTCAGAAGTTCAGAATCGACCTATTTCTGAACACCAATCGCAGAATGATGAATTATGTATCTTGCTTCCGCAACAGAAATATCTCAATAATCTGACAGAACGCACGCTTAAAAAGAACCAGCCATTGGTCATCTTGAATCTCACGCATAAAAAGACGAATCTCATACATGAAAAGACCATAATTTCATCAGCTGAGGAGCTCACTGGTCTATCAAAGCTCGAAAGGATGGCTCTACAAGCTCTTACTATTCTCCCATTCCCTGGATTCCGAAATACAGATATTTCAGTTCCTAGTGATGTGGTAGACGAGGATCCAGGAAGTTCACCTAACAAGTCGAGAACAACAGAGCTTTCAACCGCTGCAGATATTCTAGATTCAGACATGCCGCAGATA ATATCTGTCATTCAGTCGCATCCACATGGCATCAAACAAATAATGAAGTCACTACACGATAGGTTTCCTGCCATTCCAAAATTCAAGTTAAGGAACAAAGTGTTTGAAATCTCCGAGTTCTCTAACAATCGCCGTCAG GTTAAGAAAGAAATTCTGAGAAACCATGGCATATCTATATCACCAG ATAAGGGTCCGACGAAAACAAGGAACATCACAACACTCTTGAAAGAAATGGAATCTCAGTCTGGGATGAGCACAAACTAG
- the LOC125201215 gene encoding stearoyl-[acyl-carrier-protein] 9-desaturase, chloroplastic-like isoform X1, whose amino-acid sequence MALRVSYVPTKIPAFPGSELRSHRVSMASTLHSPSTEVKKPFTPPREVHAQVTHSMPREKIEIFNSLHDWAENNILVLLKHVEKSWQPTDFLPDPASEGFHEQVKELRERCREIPDDYFVVLVGDMITEEALPTYQTMINTLDAVRDETGASPTPWAIWTRAWTAEENRHGDLLNKYLYLSGRVDMRQIEKTIQYLIGSGMDPRTENNPYLGFIYTSFQERATFVSHGNTARLAKQHGDIKLAQICGTIAADEKRHETAYTKIVEKLFEVDPDGTVLSLADMMRKKIAMPAHLMYDGSDDALFENFSAVAQKLGVYTAKDYADILEFLVAHWEVEKLTGLSGEGRKAQEYVCGLPPRIRKLEERAQHKAKGKAAVRVPFSWIYGREIML is encoded by the exons ATGGCGCTGAGGGTCAGCTATGTTCCTACCAAGATCCCAGCTTTTCCTGGCTCTGAGCTCAGATCTCACAGGGTTTCCATGGCCTCAACTCTCCATTCTCCCTCAAC AGAGGTTAAGAAGCCGTTCACTCCACCACGAGAAGTGCACGCACAAGTGACCCACTCGATGCCCCGGGAAAAGATTGAGATCTTTAACTCGCTGCACGACTGGGCTGAGAACAACATCTTGGTGCTCCTTAAGCACGTCGAGAAGTCTTGGCAGCCGACTGATTTCCTGCCCGACCCTGCATCGGAAGGCTTCCATGAGCAGGTGAAGGAGCTCAGGGAACGGTGCAGGGAAATCCCCGATGACTACTTTGTGGTTTTGGTTGGAGACATGATCACGGAGGAAGCTCTCCCGACTTACCAGACGATGATCAACACTCTGGATGCAGTCCGGGATGAGACGGGTGCCAGCCCGACCCCCTGGGCTATTTGGACAAGGGCTTGGACAGCCGAAGAGAATAGGCACGGCGATCTCCTCAACAAGTATCTTTACCTTTCTGGCCGCGTCGACATGAGGCAAATCGAGAAGACGATTCAATACCTGATCGGCTCGGGGATG GACCCTCGGACCGAGAACAACCCGTACCTCGGATTCATCTACACCTCGTTCCAAGAGAGGGCGACATTCGTCTCGCACGGGAACACGGCCCGGCTCGCCAAGCAACACGGCGACATCAAGCTGGCTCAGATATGTGGGACCATCGCCGCGGACGAGAAGCGCCACGAGACGGCCTACACCAAGATCGTCGAGAAGCTCTTCGAGGTCGACCCCGACGGCACCGTGCTATCCCTGGCCGAcatgatgaggaagaagatCGCAATGCCGGCTCACCTGATGTACGACGGGAGCGACGACGCTCTCTTCGAGAACTTCTCTGCGGTCGCTCAGAAGCTCGGAGTGTACACAGCCAAGGACTACGCGGACATCTTGGAGTTCTTGGTGGCGCATTGGGAGGTCGAGAAGCTCACCGGGCTCTCTGGTGAGGGGCGGAAGGCGCAGGAATACGTGTGCGGGCTGCCGCCTCGGATTCGGAAACTGGAGGAGAGAGCACAGCATAAAGCTAAAGGAAAGGCAGCGGTGAGAGTTCCATTCAGCTGGATATATGGTAGAGAAATCATGCTTTGA
- the LOC125201215 gene encoding stearoyl-[acyl-carrier-protein] 9-desaturase, chloroplastic-like isoform X2 → MPREKIEIFNSLHDWAENNILVLLKHVEKSWQPTDFLPDPASEGFHEQVKELRERCREIPDDYFVVLVGDMITEEALPTYQTMINTLDAVRDETGASPTPWAIWTRAWTAEENRHGDLLNKYLYLSGRVDMRQIEKTIQYLIGSGMDPRTENNPYLGFIYTSFQERATFVSHGNTARLAKQHGDIKLAQICGTIAADEKRHETAYTKIVEKLFEVDPDGTVLSLADMMRKKIAMPAHLMYDGSDDALFENFSAVAQKLGVYTAKDYADILEFLVAHWEVEKLTGLSGEGRKAQEYVCGLPPRIRKLEERAQHKAKGKAAVRVPFSWIYGREIML, encoded by the exons ATGCCCCGGGAAAAGATTGAGATCTTTAACTCGCTGCACGACTGGGCTGAGAACAACATCTTGGTGCTCCTTAAGCACGTCGAGAAGTCTTGGCAGCCGACTGATTTCCTGCCCGACCCTGCATCGGAAGGCTTCCATGAGCAGGTGAAGGAGCTCAGGGAACGGTGCAGGGAAATCCCCGATGACTACTTTGTGGTTTTGGTTGGAGACATGATCACGGAGGAAGCTCTCCCGACTTACCAGACGATGATCAACACTCTGGATGCAGTCCGGGATGAGACGGGTGCCAGCCCGACCCCCTGGGCTATTTGGACAAGGGCTTGGACAGCCGAAGAGAATAGGCACGGCGATCTCCTCAACAAGTATCTTTACCTTTCTGGCCGCGTCGACATGAGGCAAATCGAGAAGACGATTCAATACCTGATCGGCTCGGGGATG GACCCTCGGACCGAGAACAACCCGTACCTCGGATTCATCTACACCTCGTTCCAAGAGAGGGCGACATTCGTCTCGCACGGGAACACGGCCCGGCTCGCCAAGCAACACGGCGACATCAAGCTGGCTCAGATATGTGGGACCATCGCCGCGGACGAGAAGCGCCACGAGACGGCCTACACCAAGATCGTCGAGAAGCTCTTCGAGGTCGACCCCGACGGCACCGTGCTATCCCTGGCCGAcatgatgaggaagaagatCGCAATGCCGGCTCACCTGATGTACGACGGGAGCGACGACGCTCTCTTCGAGAACTTCTCTGCGGTCGCTCAGAAGCTCGGAGTGTACACAGCCAAGGACTACGCGGACATCTTGGAGTTCTTGGTGGCGCATTGGGAGGTCGAGAAGCTCACCGGGCTCTCTGGTGAGGGGCGGAAGGCGCAGGAATACGTGTGCGGGCTGCCGCCTCGGATTCGGAAACTGGAGGAGAGAGCACAGCATAAAGCTAAAGGAAAGGCAGCGGTGAGAGTTCCATTCAGCTGGATATATGGTAGAGAAATCATGCTTTGA